GTTTCTCAGAGGAGGATGGAGGACTACCTTGGGGAGCTGGTGCCTTATTTGGAGCGGTGGAGGCTGAGATTGAACCTGGGTAAATGTCGGTCCATAATGTTTAGATGTAGAGGCTTGGGACTTTTTAGGAATGTATGGCGTTTCTCTCCGTCGGTCAGGATAGGCGGTACGGTACTTGTTAACGATGATAACATCaggtatttgggtgttgttttgcAAGAGAACATGTCGTTTGTGAAACATGTAGATGAGGCGATAAGGAAGGGAAGGGCGGCTTATGCTATGCTGTATAGGACTATGAGTATGAGAGGAGGTCTTAGTAGGAGGGTCAAGATGATTATATACTCCCAGGTTGTTAGACCGACGATTTCGTATGCGTTCCCTGTCTGGTGTTTGGTGTCGTCTAGTCAAATGGAACGCATTCGCAGGTACGAGAGGAGGGTGTTTATCCACTGATTTGGGGTCAAGGGAAGATTGATGGAGGAGGGGTACCGGGCTAGACCTTCGAATAGGACTGTCTATGATGAGTGCGGGATTGTGCGGATAGATGCTTACATGGCAGGACTGGCGATTAAATTTCATCGGGGTTGTGTGAGTCACCCAAATGGGAAGGTGAGAGCATGCTGTATCTCCAGGGAGCAGTATGATAGGATAAGAGAGACTAATGGTCATATGCCCCCGATTGGCTTGCTATTTCTTGATGAGGGGGGCTTGGTGTTTGATGATAGGGGGCGTGTGGTATTTTACCACAGGAGGTACCAGACGTATAATACAGATAGCCCTGTTTACAGCATGGTCCAATGATCTGACATTGGATTCTAtggaattatatttttattttatttttgtatataccTTTTTGtgcgatgaaatttttattttttttattttttctgtttttgtatatatgtaaatatttatagtttaagTCTTAGGTTAAGTGAGAAAGGGTGCTCGGTTTTACCTAATTTTCCCGGGCTATTTATTGGATGGATAAATGGACTTTATTGTATAAGATGTCAGGTGGGCTGACCTTAAGAAACCTACTTTTAAATATGTAGTGTTATATTCTTAGATAAATGTAGAGATACATgttaagaaaatttataaaataagagaaacatgaaatgtaaatttagataagaaaagaaatggaaataaactaaactaaagcatggtaagtattagttcttgtgcatatcttgtgaagtgaatttaatttaaaaagtgaaaaaatgactggtcgtggtaaaggtggcaaaggctTGGGAAAAGGTGGCGCAAAACGTCATCGTAAAGTGTTGCGTGATAACATCCAAGGTATCACCAAGCCTGCAATCAGACGTTTGGCTCGTGATTGGTGCTTGAAGTGCAAACATCGTGAGCCAACAGTGAAAGTGATCTTCAAAGTTTGATAACAGATTTTAATCTCGGTAGAAGTGACTTTTTGACACCTTAGGTGCCGTTCGTGAGTAGTGGTAGTAGTCATCAGGGCTGCGCAAAGACattattttgccaaatttggtatcctaaaATTTGCGAAGTGATAGTAGTCGCCAGTGCTGGCACAAAATCGACAGCTAGACCAGCGAAATGTGAATGTCCCTCTGGGGCataatatacaaataaaaggCAGCAATTTgcttgattttgaaaaattgaatgATGGTTGTAATGAACTCGTTTTTAATTTGAATATGAACTCTTGTGAGAACAGATTTGGTGTTTTAGCTATGGCTGATGCTATAGATAAGAAGGAGACTGTTGTACAGCGTAAGGCAAGTGCCCCTACAAGCCGAAATAATGGAAGTGATTGTGCTAAGACTAACGATGATAGTGTAAACTTCGAGCAATGTTCGACTGACAGCAATCAATTTGTCGAGGCAAAgaccaaaaagaaaagaaagaagaagaagacaagcAGCGGCAGTGAAGCTGAAGGCGACGCTGCGTATAAAATAATGCAGCTCCAGAGCAAAGTGGATGAGTAtcaaaaaacaataaaggaaCTACGGATGAAGTTAGATGAGTTGTGTGCAGCATCATTGCAGACAAGCACAAAGGGCGGCGCACTTATGGCACCTGTCACTAGCCACTTGACGTTGGCAAAACCAACAATAAAGGAAGCCATTACAAATCTACAACTACAAGAGATGGAGACTGACGATATTTCTGTGGGTAGTAGCAGTCTCAAGTCGGTCAAGGTAGCCGGAAACCTTGGCACTGCGTTTGGAAATGATGAGACAACATCAGCAAAAGTAACTAGCAAAGGGGCAGTGCCGAAGGGCTATAAGGAGATTCCAAATCAAGAGACACCCAAGATGAAGCACAATGTTTTGGCTGGTCAGAAGATGAGCTGCCAATGAGCCAGAGAGGAATGAGACGATGCCTGAGAGAAGAAGGAATGGTAAGGTCAGCCCACCTATTATAAAAGTTTATAATGCTAATGTTAGGGAGCTTAATATGATATTGAGAACATTGTTGGGGCACGCCCTTTTTGTTGTGAAAATTAATAATAAGAATGTCTTGAGTCTACAGACGGTGTCCCTAGAGGATTATGATAAGGTTCGTAGGATGTTTGATGAGAGGAAATATAAGTATGTTACATACACACCGAAGGAGAGAAGACCATTTACCATGTTTGTAGCTGGGCTATCTGGTACATATGAGGTAGAGGACTTGCGAGTTTTCTTGGATAGCAAGGGGATGGACATTAAGGTGGAGAAAATAGTAAGACTTAGAGGAGATAGATGGATAGTACAGCTTAATGCAGTTTCTGATATTAAGGCGTTCTGTAGACTACAGTACATTTTAAATTGTAAGGTGGTGATTTCTAATTTCAAGAAGGAGGGGATTGTTCAGTGCTGGAATTGTCAAAGGTTTGGACACACATCACCGAACTGTCGCTTGGACTATCGTTGTGTGAAGTGTGGGCAGTCCCATGGGCCCGGGGGATGTGAGGTGCCATGTAGGGATGATAATGTAGAAGAGAACGTTACGACGGATCCGGATACGGGTGGGATAGTGCGGAAGGTAGGGCGTCCTGTTAGGTGTGCTAATTGTGATGTTGAGGGACACGTTGTTTGTGACCATAGTTGCCCCAAGAGGATAGAGATATTACGTAGATTTCAGGAAAGGAGAGAGGCTGATAGGAATGGTGGGCATGCCCGTAATGATGCTGCGGTTAAGATGAATGCTTCGAGTGCGGGTACGAGAGGAATGACCTTTGCGAATGCGGCCAAAGCTTCGGTTGTGGCTGGTGGGGCTGCAGGCAGACAGGAGATGGCTAGGTCTGAGTCACTCATGGGAGGGTTCGATGCGGAGTGTAAGAGGTTGTTTGGCCAGGGCTTTCTGCCATGTGTGCGCAGGATTGAGGCCATTAGAGGGGAATATCGTAGGCTGGCTAGTGATGACGATAAGAAGAGGGCGATGATGGGTTTTCTGCTTAGCTTTGGTGATGATGGACGGTTTTAGGTGTATTTTCGTCAATGTGAATTCGATGGTGGCCAGGAGTAAGAGGCATTTTCTTAAGATCTTTGTTGGGAAACATCGTCCTGATGTTTTGTTGATTGCTGAGCATAAGTTGTCTGATAGGCATTTGTTTGAATTGGGTGGTTATAAGGTTTTTAGACAGAATAGGACTGGTAGGAGAGGAGGGGGGACGGCGATATGCCTGAGGGATGGTATAAGGGGTGAGAGATTGGATGCTGATCTTCGGGGTATAGAGGGTACTATTGTGAGAGTCAGAAGGAGAAGTGGGGTGAGTATTGTTTTATGCTCACTGTATCTTAGGCCAGGGTTGATTATCGACATGGAGGATATGGATAGACTGGAGGGCGTTATAGGTTCCAATGAGGCGATTATTAGTGGGGATTTTAATGCCCGGCATGCCTATTGGGGGGATGATTTTACGGATACGAGGGGTAGGAGATTGAAGGAATGGTTGGATTTGAGCCCGGCATTGGTGTTGAGGCCTACTGACGGACCGACGACGAGCAGGTCGTACATTGATTTCTTCATCACGACGGTTGGGATTATGTTGAAGGACGGGCCAAATGGGTCACAGACTGTgaatggacttaagaccctagaCTATGACTCTGACCATAGGGCTGTCTGCATAGAGTTTACGCTTGGTGATCTGGAGAGTAGTGTACCGGTGCGGTATTTTCAGTTTGAGAGGATGGACGTCggtatttttaataattgtcTCGTTGGTCTGATGGGGGATGCGTTTTTGCCTTTGGACAGGAATTGCACCATTGAGGAATTGGATGATGGTGTGGAGAGGCTCACTATGTCCATTAGGGGGGCTATGGAAAGGAGCATCCCGATGACTGGGGTGAAGGGAAGGGAATTGCCCGATTTGCCAGCGGATATTCTGTCGTTGATAGCGCAGAAGAAGGGCCTTAGGCGGAGACTCTACAGACTACACGGCCTCCAGGAGGCAGGTACGGTGAGGACTATGATAAGGTTACTTGACAAGATTATAAGGGAGAGGATATTTCTGTTTGAGGAGGAGAGATGCGTCCGGCTATTGGGCAAGATTGTGGCAGGGAATAATATGTATCGCAGTTTGAAGAGATTTACAGGTACGAAAGTAGGAAGGAGGATGGGTGACTTGACTGACTCTCAGGGGAGACGGGTTTATACTGATGACGGTAGGGCGGAGATTTTGGCCGACTCTTTCTCGAAGGCACAGGGCGCGGTTGATATGGAGGATCCCTTTGATGTGAGGGCTGGGTCTACGAGGCCTATGATGGATTTTGGGAATGGTATCACTGCTGATGGTGTTGTGGACGGTGGCGGTGATGTGCCTCCGTTGAGGATGGTGAGGAGTTCAGAGGTAGGTGCGATTCTCAGAAGACTCAACTGCAAGAGGAGTAGTGGAGGGGATGGCATCCCGAACTTTGTTATCAGGAAGATGGACCATAGGAGTTGGAACTATTTGGCGGTTCTTTTTAATCAATGCATTAACATTGGCTACTTTCCGAGGGCTTGGAAAGAGTCTAGTGTTATTCCTATCCTTAAACCGGGGAAGGATCCGACAAGTCCGTCCTCTTATAGGCCCATCTCTCTGATATCGAGTTTGGGGAAATTGTTTGAGATTGTCATTTTGGAGCGTGTGAATGAGGCTATTGAGGAGAGTAGTGTCTTGGGGGAACATCAGTTTGGTTTTAGAGGAGGCACCTCTACGGTTCATGCGCTAGTGGTGCTAACATCTAAGGTGTCTGAGGGCTTTAGAAGACGCAGTGGTACGTTGGCAGTGGGTCTTGATTTTGAACGTGCGTTCGATACGGTGTGGCACAGGGGCCTCGTTACGAAGCTTGAGGGGTATGGTTTTGGACCTTTTTTGACGAGGATGGTGGCGGGTTATCTCCACGGTAGGAGCTTCCATGTGTTGATGGAGGGTGCGGTTTCTGAGTGTAGAGTGGTTACGACGGGGGTCCCGCAGGGGTCTGTGCTGGGACCTGTGCTCTACAATTTGTACTTGGCTGATATGCCTCTGCCTCAGGGGGGAGATTTGGCTATGGCTTACGCAGATGATATTGTGATAGCGGTTACCCACCCTAGGGCGGTGGTTTCTCAGAGGAGGATGGAGGACTACCTTGGGGAGCTGGTGCCTTATTTGGAGCGGTGGAGGCTGAGATTGAACCTGGGTAAATGTCGGTCCATAATGTTTAGATGTAGAGGCTTGGGACTTTTTAGGAATGTATGGCGTTTCTCTCCGTCGGTCAGGATAGGCGGTACGGTACTTGTTAACGATGATAACATCaggtatttgggtgttgttttgcAAGAGAACATGTCGTTTGTGAAACATGTAGATGAGGCGATAAGGAAGGGAAGGGCGGCTTATGCTATGCTGTATAGGACTATGAGTATGAGAGGAGGTCTTAGTAGGAGGGTCAAGATGATTATATACTCCCAGGTTGTTAGACCGACGATTTCGTATGCGTTCCCTGTCTGGTGTTTGGTGTCGTCTAGTCAAATGGAACGCATTCGCAGGTACGAGAGGAGGGTGTTTATCCACTGATTTGGGGTCAAGGGAAGATTGATGGAGGAGGGGTACCGGGCTAGACCTTCGAATAGGACTGTCTATGATGAGTGCGGGATTGTGCGGATAGATGCTTACATGGCAGGACTGGCGATTAAATTTCATCGGGGTTGTGTGAGTCACCCAAATGGGAAGGTGAGAGCATGCTGTATCTCCAGGGAGCAGTATGATAGGATAAGAGAGACTAATGGTCATATGCCCCCGATTGGCTTGCTATTTCTTGATGAGGGGGGCTTGGTGTTTGATGATAGGGGGCGTGTGGTATTTTACCACAGGAGGTACCAGACGTATAATACAGATAGCCCTGTTTACAGCATGGTCCAATGATCTGACATTGGATTCTAtggaattatatttttattttatttttgtatataccTTTTTGtgcgatgaaatttttattttttttattttttctgtttttgtatatatgtaaatatttatagtttaagTCTTAGGTTAAGTGAGAAAGGGTGCTCGGTTTTACCTAATTTTCCCGGGCTATTTATTGGATGGATAAATGGACTTTATTGTATAAGATGTCAGGTGGGCTGACCTTAAGAAACCTACTTTTAAATATGTAGTGTTATATTCTTAGATAAATGTAGAGATACATgttaagaaaatttataaaataagagaaacatgaaatgtaaatttagataagaaaagaaatggaaataaactaaactaaagcatggtaagtattagttcttgtgcatatcttgtgaagtgaatttaatttaaaaagtgaaaaaatgactggtcgtggtaaaggtggcaaaggcttgggaaaaggtggcgctaaacgtcatcgtaaagtgttgcgtgataacatccaaggtatcaccaagcctgcaatcagacgtttggctcgtcgtggcggtgtaaaccgtatctctggattgatttacgaagaaacccgtggtgtcctgaaggtgtttttggaaaacgttattcgtgatgctgtcacctacactgaacacgctaagcgtaaaaccgtcaccgctatggatgtcgtctacgctttgaagagacaaggccgcactttgtacggtttcggcggttaaacattatcttgacgctattttggagaaaattttaaaaactttaaaactaaaacaatcggtccttttcaggaccacaaaacatatttaaaaagagatatttcttgttataaatttttactaaaaaaaaaaaatacataaaatttatttgaaaataaatattaccatttttcaatttgccgtcGGCAAAAATGTAGCTTCTAAatataatatacatacatacatgacgaaactaaaaccgacgccattagaacaatacgatgaaacgatggtatacaacactaaaaagcatacatacacacagataccaaaatgcacgcatatactaccattaaatgtttcctttgcttggagctgctaactttgtcacaaatgtacgaagagggacgatcgtagatacttcgtttcgatgttttgttattacatatgccaattttttttagcatcagaaaatgaacaatgattaccatgtgatattcaaatgtaaaataaatagtttttacagtaccctaatggtaacattgatcctattaaatgccgataatcttgagtagggtcgataaaactaaattcttattatgttaatgtatgcaaaaaggcgaaatgttgatgcatgataattgataactgataattatgacatgtatattaaaagacctgcaatagtcgataagatgtaaacatatttgaaaatgtttacctataaacaatagatggcagattttttttgtatttacgcctaaaacaggattgttaaggaaatttcgaataacgaaattgctagcaaattaccaaatccactgaaaaaaaaatcgaccaaaaaatatttttttttaaatttaactacaattaaaattttatttattatttaaaactattttttaagtaaattttcttgataaaataaggtttgatatagttttttctcttttaaaaaaatttttgtcgtcctgaaaaggacggattgttgttgatttatacgatggcctgtatttacattttttctttgatgctcgtagataatttaagccttcttttcggtcttcttgggcaagagaacagcttggatgtttggcaatacaccaccttgagcaatggtgacaccggacagcaatttgttcaattcttcgtcattacggatagccaattgcaagtgacgggggataattcttgtcttcttgttgtcacgagcagcgttgccagccaattcaagaacttcagcggccaaatactccatgacagcagccaagtaaactggagctccggcaccaacacgttcagcatagttgcctttgcgcaacaaacgatggatacgaccgacggggaattgaagaccagcacggttggaacgggactttgcctttcccttaactttgccacctttaccacgaccagacatttttagttattttttttaattcacttcacTTAGCACTGAAACACAAATGATATTAGTTCGCAGCATGAACTGCAGTATTTATACTTTCGGATCCATCGTGTAGCTAAATTTAGAGGGTTGTTTTCGTAAACATAGCGACTGTTTTCGTCTACCTGAATATCTTgtgcatgaaatggtttaaatattccgagtaagccatcaaacacacaaaatcgtgaacagtgttaaaagtgtttgtgtgacttaaaaaaaaccaagtgaaaatgCCTCCAAAAGCCAGTGGGTAAGCAGCAAAGAAGCAATAGTCGTTGAGTGGCAGATCGTAGACTCAAGACACGAACTTGATTTGGCGAAAAGTGATTTTTGTAAGGAGcacaaaagaaatataaaaagccTACAGTggtttgaacatttttgtggGCCACTGGCCAGTGATTGTGGTGTTAAAATGGAAGGTCAGCCTGAGAAAAGGGatgacgaagaagaagaagaagaaattgaAGAGGCAGAGGATGCAGAGAAGCCAAAGAATGAGACGGTCAACGAGGTCATCCAAAAAATGGATGAGGCTAGTCGCAAGCGAAGAAAGAAGAAGTCTGATAGCGACATTTACGAGAGCCTAAAGATGGG
The Stomoxys calcitrans chromosome 3, idStoCalc2.1, whole genome shotgun sequence genome window above contains:
- the LOC131995792 gene encoding histone H4-like; protein product: MTGRGKGGKGLGKGGAKRHRKVLRDNIQGITKPAIRRLARLGKGGAKRHRKVLRDNIQGITKPAIRRLARRGGVNRISGLIYEETRGVLKVFLENVIRDAVTYTEHAKRKTVTAMDVVYALKRQGRTLYGFGG